A window from Schistosoma haematobium chromosome 3, whole genome shotgun sequence encodes these proteins:
- the THOP1_2 gene encoding Thimet oligopeptidase (EggNog:ENOG410VAU7~COG:O~MEROPS:MER0001149) has product MSVASGCRLKWSTSVGDIVKRTSTLINYARSVYDKVGSSKPDTFESVVLPISMFEAEYQTERNAIDFPQHTFPCKAIRDASCDATRKLSDVEVELEMRKDVFEKFVSVQKNIDSSFPDEYRRYVDRKVQLGRRNGLHLDDDKRKLIEALNKEENQLCIDFQRALNEENTLLEFTDEELTGCPADFIDGLKKLPSGKREVSLKYPHYFPIMQKASNPETRRTLETAFNSRCVKENSPILKRLMELRKERATILGFPTHADFMLDLRMAKTALNVDKFLSNVGTKLKEAQVKETARLLELKKEECDRLGYTFNNCLNPWDTRYYMNMVKERDYSVDEVALKKYFPLATVKSGILRLYQQLLGLRFERVSNAEVWHEEVEMYSVSDSQSDSLLGYFYLDLHPREGKYGHAAVFGLQPGCRRLMNSNNITVDEHSHSPSLVTSERQLAIAAMVANFTASDKETGQGFLLHSEVETFFHEFGHLMHHICSHTETALFSGTAVETDFVECPSQMLENWVWNVDGLKALLGTNDDPIPKDLLASLINSRIANAGLFYSRQILLASFDQAIHTTNWEDDPLVTFTNLSKKWIDIEPTPGTFMPASFGHLAGGYDARYYSYLWSEVFSADMFESRFQCAIDGGCLSKSVGRDYREKILRPGGSKDAADMLKDFLGREPNDDAFFKLLNVNLP; this is encoded by the exons ATGTCTGTTGCTTCAGGTTGTCGTCTAAAATGGTCTACTTCCGTGGGAGATATCGTTAAAAGAACATCAACTCTTATAAATTATGCTCGTTCAGTCTATGACAAAGTGGGATCATCTAAACCTGACACTTTTGAGTCAGTTGTTCTG CCTATTTCTATGTTCGAAGCTGAATATCAAACAGAAAGGAATGCTATAGATTTCCCTCAGCACACTTTCCCTTGTAAAGCTATAAGGGATGCCAGTTGTGACGCCACTCGTAAACTTTCCGATGTTGAAGTAGAATTGGA GATGCGAAAGGACGTATTTGAGAAGTTTGTTTCAGTTCAAAAAAATATAGATTCATCATTCCCCGATGAATATCGTCGTTATGTTGATAGAAAAGTTCAGCTCGGTCGGAGAAATG GTCTTCATCTGGATGACGATAAAAGGAAGTTGATAGAAGCCTTGAATAAGGAAGAAAATCAATTGTGCATTGATTTCCAACGTGCTCTAAATGAAGAGAACACTTTGTTAGAGTTTACAGATGAGGAATTGA ctGGATGTCCTGCTGATTTCATTGATGGTTTGAAAAAG CTCCCTTCTGGCAAACGTGAAGTATCTCTCAAATATCCACACTACTTCCCGATCATGCAAAAAGCGTCTAATCCAGAAACAAGGAGAACATTAGAAACAGCTTTTAATTCGAG GTGTGTTAAAGAAAATTCACCCATATTGAAACGTTTAATGGAACTACGAAAAGaa CGTGCAACAATTCTTGGTTTTCCTACACATGCTGATTTTATGCTTGATTTACGTATGGCTAAAACTGCTCTCAACGTTGATAAATTTTTAAGCAACGTTGGGACTAAATTAAAGGAAGCTCAAGTAAAAGAGACTGCACGTTTATTGGAACTGAAAAAAGAAGAG TGTGACCGTTTAGGATATACGTTTAATAATTGCCTAAATCCATGGGATACACGATATTATATGAATATGGTTAAAGAACGAGATTATTCCGTCGATGAAGTGGCTCTAAAGAAATATTTTCCATTGGCCACTGTAAAATCAGGTATATTGCGATTGTATCAACAACTGCTTGGTTTAAGATTTGAGCGTGTTTCGAATGCAGAAGTTTGGCACGAAGAGGTAGAAATG TATTCAGTGAGTGATTCTCAATCTGATAGTTTGTTAGGTTATTTCTATCTTGACCTGCATCCACGTGAAGGTAAATATGGACATGCAGCTGTATTCGGTTTACAACCAGGATGCCGTAGATTGATGAACTCCAATAATATTACAGTGGATGAACATAGTCATTCCCCATCATTGGTAACCTCTGAACGTCAATTGGCTATAGCAGCAATGGTTGCTAATTTCACTGCATCAGATAAAGAAACTGGTCAAGGTTTTCTATTACATAGTGAAGTTGAGACATTTTTTCATGAATTCGGTCATTTGATGCATCATATTTGCTCACATACTGAAACAGCTTTATTTAG TGGTACAGCTGTAGAAACAGATTTTGTTGAGTGTCCATCACAAATGCTGGAAAATTGGGTATGGAATGTTGACGGACTGAAAGCGCTACTTGGTACAAATGATGATCCAATTCCAAAAGATTTATTAGCTAGTCTAATTAATTCACGTATAGCAAATGCTGGTCTATTTTATTCTCGACAAATACTTTTAGCCTCATTCGATCAAGCCATTCATACAACGAACTGGGAA GATGATCCACTAGTCACGTTTACAAATTTAAGCAAAAAATGGATTGATATTGAACCGACACCTGGTACTTTTATGCCTGCATCATTTGGACATTTAGCCGGTGGATATGATGCACGTTATTATAGCTATTTA TGGAGTGAAGTGTTCAGTGCTGATATGTTTGAATCACGTTTTCAATGTGCTATAGATGGTGGTTGCTTAAGTAAATCAGTTGGAAGAGATtatcgtgagaaaattctccgTCCTGGTGGTTCTAAAGATGCTGCAGATATGTTGAAAGATTTTCTTGGACGTGAACCAAATGATGATGCTTTCTTCAAATTATTAAATGTTAATTTACCATAA